The DNA sequence AGACATGAAGAGGTGCAGACTAAAAACCAGTGTAACAGTTaccatgacccccccccccccaaaaaaagtctGCATCCAGCcgtaaaaaaatatctattttcgGAGAAATTTATTTTCTTCCGCCAAGAGAAcatatttattacttattttcTGTAGAGGTGCAAAGTATCAGTGTTCTTCCTgaaaacattttccatttttctATGCGACTAGTGATTTTCCCACCTTCTGAAAAAGGTTGCTTTTATAAATCAAAGCATTTCCCATATTACATCAACATTAAACCCATCTTTACACTGTAAATATGTAGTTTCATATCCTTTCAACATTTAAAACTAAAACGGCAACAtaacacaagagaaaaaaaaaaaaaatttaaacagacaACTAGGTCAACATTGACCACTTTAATCAGACACAAACCCACTCACAGTCTTACAAAAAAACACTCAGCGCCTGTGACGACTGTGGCTTGAATGGCTGCTGCTGTGGTGTTTGCTTTTATGAGAGCGTTCGTATGAACGTGAGCGTTCCCACCGGGCGCGGTGATGGCCTCCACTGCTTCGCTCATGCTTGTGTTTCTTCACCAAGTCTGTGGAACCTCGATCCCGGTCCCGCTCACGGGGCTTGCTGGTGGAACGAGAGCGGCTGCGTGAGCGTTTCTTCTTGTGGCCGTGTCTGCTGTGCTGGTGCAGGTCGTCTGAGCTCTGCTTTGACTTCAAGTGTTGCAGATGGGGAGACGGAGGGCCGTGGTTGGCGTGTCGTCGTGGAGAAGGGCTGCGGCTGTGAGAGCGGCTCCTGGAGCGAGAGCTGTAGGTGCCTGAGTGACTGCGCCTGTTATTGTaactacaagaaaaaaaaaaaacacagtcaaGTATAGACACCAACATCATAGAGCAGACAGCAGTGCACTGCAAGTGGTACTTACTGTCGTCTGGGAGAGCGCGATCTGGACCGGGATCTCGTTCTGGAACGACTTGCACTTCTACTGTTCCTACTTAACTTACTCTCTTTCCTTTGTCTGAGGAAAGGACAAGCATGATTCTCAATTAGTGCACTTCAAACAATACAATTACTTGAAAGTCGATCCTGTCAAACACTCACCCATTGTGTGGGCTCTTAGAACCCTGAGGCCGATCTTCTGGTTCTTTCTTCATGGCCTTAAGCATTTGATGGTTAGGAGACTTCTCATCTGCTTTCATTATATTAGGCGAACCTGACAGGAAGAATCAAATTTGATCACGGTTTCAAAAGAAGTTTCAGATTTTTCCTGTTGCTCTTTTCCAAGTCAAGCtacatcaacaaaaaaaaaagaagtggtaTCAAAACTGTCCACATGATTACTgtgctatatttcaagtcttctgaaaccaTAGAATAGCTTTATAGAGGAACACACACTAAACGCATACTCTAGTGCAGGAGTGGCTAGTCTCGCATAGCCTtcaggctgaaggtctggaatctatggcagCTCTCATTGGTTAAGGCCCACCCATGAGATCCGTTGGTTTCGTTCATCATCACATTTCTAGGCATGGAAATGTTGCCTCAATAACACacaggtgtgtaaaactctcagacatattttaaagattctatgccgtgaactttaaatatttcacatacttttgaaaatccagcgtttagttgatcctgataactGTGACtcgttgtcacagttgtaaacagtaggctttcttctttcgtgagggggtttggagccacagtatctttgtttccagacagaatgttaaagaacgcgacacacgtCTCGTAGAAATCCTGTATATttcaaccaatccaatgacgACTTCAACAGTCCTGAAGAGTTTCCaattttgtgtgccatatgcatcagacgttcagccaacggtccgtgggcctgatgtctgaggctgagactaaggGGCGGCAAACTCCTGTCCTCATGAGTTCAGCTCCAAACCTGATAAAACCTcagtgcctgtagctttctagtaaaCCTTCAGACATTGATTAGGTTGTTCAACTGGGTTTGATAAGGGTTGAACCAAAACactgcaggactgtggctctaGCCACTCTTGGGCTTCTCATTAATTGTATAGATAAGAGCAGCCTAAGCCATACTAGTTTTGTgtcgagaagaaaaaaaaagcatgactgttttagcttttaaaaacaaaacaaaaaaggttaGACTGCACAACAGGCAGTGCAAGTGACAACTTACATGGTTTGGATCCAGGAGAGAATCCACCCAATGTGTTAGGAGCAGGAGTGCCATCTGGATTCAGTCCTTTGGCCTTCAGTTTGGCTTCCTGTAGAGCCACCTTCCGCTTGTCCACCTCCTTCTCCAGCAATTCATAATTTGGCTAAGAGGAAACAAATCATACTTGATCGAATACAAGCGAAGATCTGCTAACTTTAAAAAGGGAGTGAAGTGAAACGGGTCTAACCTTTTTCCTGGCGTACAACTTCAAAGTGGTTACACATATATCTCTGATCTCTTCCTCCGTAGCACCAAACAGCAGGTACCAGTTTGGCCGAGAGGGTAACGATATCTGAGAGAAAGAATGATGAGAAAAAAGGTAGGTGTTAAAACCAGAGCTTAGTTTAAACCGGTGGAGAAGGCGGCAGAGAATGGTTTTGTACCTGTAGCACTCGTGCAGCGAGGTAAATGCAGGCACAGGCGATGGTCTCAGCTTGAAATCTCACAAACACATTAGTGCGAAGGCTGTCATTCATGTAGTTCCTGCAACACAGAAGGTGAACCACAAAATTGCCACTTCCCTGCATGGGTTGATCACCTTTATGTACGAGGTTTGTCACttgatgcaaaaaataaaaataaagaccaaATATAAATGGAGGCTTGAGTTCAACATTGTCCTTTCCCTCTCTGCCTCATGTTCCTCTTTCGTTCTACAAAAGGGTAAAGGCAAGCGTGCAGTGTGGACGGGCACATGTTCAGGGCACACAGACAGGACCATGAGGGGAggtttgccaaaaatataactgtTTCCACTGGTTTACATGCGACAAATAACTACAATTCCATTCCTACAAAACTTTTCAAAATAATAGCTTAATTTTCTATAAAACAAGCAGATGAGAATCGTGAATTTTAACGCAATGGGCATGTAGCACTGATGACCGCATGCAACTCATAACACTAAATGACATGCATGACTGAGAGCAGCTGCTCAgggaatgaacaaatacacatctCCTGAAGTGTAGACTTGCAGACAGCAAAAATCTTCAACTTCAATTCAGATATGGGATGTAAAGCTCGGTCTCAAAAAAAGCAGTGAACAGCCAGGTGGACACTGTGTGGACCTGAAACACTCAGTTATTATGAAAAATGTGGGAAATACTAGATTGATGTGCATAGAAACACTAGATTTTATGCTCCAGGCCTTAGAACATGGACTTGATTTCTATGGAAAAGCTGAGCTTCAAACACATCATTCAAGCACAGACagaagagagaggagagagtTCCAGTAAGACACAACGCCTCACAGCAAATTACTGTGAtgataattgcatttttaaagcaATGCTTCACcataaatgaaaactaatttactcaccatcatgtcattctaaacctatGGAACTTtcctcagtggaacacaaaaaggaGAAATATTTAACAAGATCAAGATACATACAATGGATGCATAAGGTGAGCAGAGaccaaaatgaatataaaaccatgaaaagtcttctgaagccatataatAGCTTTGAGTGTGAAGTTGTTATATCATTTGGTTAAACATACGGTGAGTTAAGCAAACTTATTACactgctctgtggaatacttgatacTGATTAGTCAGTCGCAACACACCGAGGTATGTTTTTAAGcggtaaaagctaataacacaggctcatccgggtaactgaTATCAACGCTATACGCTTGCTAGGAACAATTTTTCTTAGAAGTTTGTCTAGGTAATAAATGATTACATCAATTTCATATTATGTGTACAATTAtttatgtcatcctggtatcgtGGACTCGCTCTCTCGTTTCATACAAACACAGATGCTACCATTATGCCACGATTGTTTTGTATTCTGTAATGGGATTATAACGTAGCTAACAAACTGGtaagatttcaaaacatttttgtctTATCTTTTATTGCTATAATTATTTATGTGGTAAAATGTGTAATAAGTGCTACGACTGTACCGTATTCCTTAAACAATAGTCTAGTTTGAACCTGCTACTTGCTTGTAACTGCTGTTTTCACAGAAGCTTtgtgttcaaatatttcaactcaaatcaatagattgcgtctaattatttacttatgtggcagtGCTATAAGCGGGATAATTTAGATCCCTGAAGGGGGTTATTATGTGATAATCGGTTGGATGTACAATATCAATTACTTAGCATATCAAATTAAGCAAATTTGAATATGCAGTAGTACAAATGAGATCAGAGAGGATAGGATTTATCTTGAAATTTGGAATAAAGAGACCAAGTCTGGACTAGCTCTTGCCCTTTCCACAGCTTGACAGCATCTGGACACTATATGCTTTCAATGTATGGGAATgagcaacatgttttttttctccttttctgtTCTATTGAAGTAAGAAAATCATATGGGTTTGAGAAGACATCATGGTGaataacactttgcatttttgggtGACTTACCCTTTAAACTGGAGTATTtaggaaacaaaaaacaaaagaccAACTAAATCTAGTAGTAGGTGAGGtc is a window from the Carassius carassius chromosome 13, fCarCar2.1, whole genome shotgun sequence genome containing:
- the LOC132155907 gene encoding cyclin-L1-like isoform X2, producing the protein MVRRDEAVGMATVSEVSLPPPPPGEASGQKAVTGMSGIDRSPSPLILDQNYINTKNQVIKAERRVLKELGFCVHVKHPHKIIVMYLQVLDCEKNQTLVQTAWNYMNDSLRTNVFVRFQAETIACACIYLAARVLQISLPSRPNWYLLFGATEEEIRDICVTTLKLYARKKPNYELLEKEVDKRKVALQEAKLKAKGLNPDGTPAPNTLGGFSPGSKPCSPNIMKADEKSPNHQMLKAMKKEPEDRPQGSKSPHNGQRKESKLSRNSRSASRSRTRSRSRSRSPRRHYNNRRSHSGTYSSRSRSRSHSRSPSPRRHANHGPPSPHLQHLKSKQSSDDLHQHSRHGHKKKRSRSRSRSTSKPRERDRDRGSTDLVKKHKHERSSGGHHRARWERSRSYERSHKSKHHSSSHSSHSRHRR
- the LOC132155907 gene encoding cyclin-L1-like isoform X1, translating into MEASMATGSAANEPATSEGILIGDKVYSEVFLTIDYSLIPEDSLSPTPSMQDGLDLSTETDLRILSCELIQSAGILLRLPQVAMATGQVLFHRFFYSKSFVKHSFEIVAMACMNLASKIEEAPRRIRDVINVFHHLRQLRGKRSPSPLILDQNYINTKNQVIKAERRVLKELGFCVHVKHPHKIIVMYLQVLDCEKNQTLVQTAWNYMNDSLRTNVFVRFQAETIACACIYLAARVLQISLPSRPNWYLLFGATEEEIRDICVTTLKLYARKKPNYELLEKEVDKRKVALQEAKLKAKGLNPDGTPAPNTLGGFSPGSKPCSPNIMKADEKSPNHQMLKAMKKEPEDRPQGSKSPHNGQRKESKLSRNSRSASRSRTRSRSRSRSPRRHYNNRRSHSGTYSSRSRSRSHSRSPSPRRHANHGPPSPHLQHLKSKQSSDDLHQHSRHGHKKKRSRSRSRSTSKPRERDRDRGSTDLVKKHKHERSSGGHHRARWERSRSYERSHKSKHHSSSHSSHSRHRR